The Lysobacter sp. genome includes a window with the following:
- a CDS encoding TCR/Tet family MFS transporter, whose amino-acid sequence MLHCDNWPLPGAGSRRRSGGRGRVRLRPSLVSCPHSVNNPLVGAKRQAALVFIFITVLIDVLAFGVIIPVLPHLVQTFVGGDQSQAAYWVGAFSTAFAIVQFFSAPIQGALSDRYGRRPVILLSCLGLGIDFIFMALAPNLAWLFVGRLISAVTSASFSTANAYIADITAPENRAKSFGMIGAAFGLGFIVGPVIGGLLGDIDHRLPFWFSAGLALINFGYGLFVLPESLPKARRSPAFDWAHAKPMGSVHLLRDYPQIWGLVAVVFLANFAHFVYPSTFVLYADASFGWKEKEAGYVLAVVGVLSVIVNALLIGKMVKRLGERRAILVGLSCGVIGFLIYGFAGSGWMFLAGLPISALWAIATPSTQALITQQVGPEVQGRIQGALSSLVSLAGIVAPALFAGSFGYFIGPHAPVRLPGIAFLIASALLACAVAVAWRYARAPAAPASAIADPAL is encoded by the coding sequence ATGCTGCACTGCGACAACTGGCCGCTGCCCGGTGCCGGTTCCCGGCGACGGTCGGGTGGTCGGGGGCGGGTTAGACTGCGGCCCTCGCTCGTCAGCTGCCCCCACTCCGTGAACAATCCCCTCGTTGGCGCCAAGCGTCAGGCCGCGCTCGTGTTCATCTTCATCACCGTACTGATCGACGTGCTGGCGTTCGGCGTGATCATTCCGGTGCTGCCGCATCTGGTGCAGACCTTCGTCGGCGGCGACCAGTCGCAGGCGGCGTACTGGGTGGGTGCGTTCAGCACCGCGTTCGCGATCGTGCAGTTCTTCAGCGCCCCGATCCAGGGCGCGCTGTCCGACCGCTACGGGCGACGGCCGGTGATCCTGCTGTCGTGCCTGGGGCTGGGGATCGATTTCATCTTCATGGCGCTGGCGCCGAATCTCGCCTGGCTGTTCGTCGGCCGGCTGATTTCGGCGGTCACCTCGGCCAGCTTCTCCACCGCCAACGCCTATATCGCCGACATCACCGCGCCGGAGAACCGCGCCAAGAGTTTCGGCATGATCGGCGCCGCGTTCGGCCTGGGTTTCATCGTCGGTCCGGTGATCGGCGGTCTGCTGGGCGATATCGACCATCGCCTGCCGTTCTGGTTTTCCGCCGGGCTGGCGTTGATCAACTTCGGGTACGGTCTGTTCGTGCTGCCGGAGTCGCTGCCGAAGGCGCGCCGCTCGCCCGCGTTCGACTGGGCGCACGCCAAGCCGATGGGTTCGGTGCATCTGCTGCGCGACTACCCGCAGATCTGGGGTCTGGTGGCGGTGGTGTTCCTCGCCAATTTCGCGCATTTCGTCTATCCCAGCACCTTCGTGCTGTACGCCGATGCCAGCTTCGGCTGGAAGGAAAAAGAAGCCGGTTACGTGCTGGCGGTCGTCGGCGTGCTGAGCGTGATCGTCAACGCGCTGCTGATCGGAAAGATGGTCAAGCGTCTCGGCGAGCGCCGGGCGATCCTCGTCGGCCTGAGCTGCGGCGTGATCGGTTTCCTGATCTACGGATTCGCCGGTAGCGGATGGATGTTTCTCGCGGGCCTGCCGATCAGCGCGCTGTGGGCGATCGCCACGCCATCGACGCAGGCCTTGATCACGCAGCAGGTCGGCCCCGAAGTACAGGGCCGCATCCAGGGTGCGTTGAGCAGTCTGGTATCGCTGGCGGGCATCGTCGCGCCCGCGCTGTTCGCCGGCTCGTTCGGCTACTTCATCGGCCCGCATGCGCCGGTGCGCTTGCCCGGCATCGCATTCCTGATCGCATCTGCGCTGCTGGCCTGCGCGGTGGCGGTTGCATGGCGCTATGCGCGGGCGCCTGCGGCACCGGCGTCCGCCATTGCCGATCCCGCGCTGTAG
- a CDS encoding barstar family protein, with the protein MSDIELGTLLADSSQAGAYFVDARDREALVEAGGTLQFAVLPVDLRACADAEAAMCEIADVLRFPDWFGENLDALADCLGDLSWLPSEGYVLVLENTADWRAQESDTFDTVLDILSQTAERWAKDRVPFWAFLPVSTRDLAVINE; encoded by the coding sequence ATGAGCGATATCGAATTGGGCACCCTGCTGGCCGACTCCAGCCAGGCCGGCGCGTATTTCGTCGATGCGCGCGACCGCGAAGCGCTGGTGGAAGCCGGCGGCACGCTGCAGTTCGCGGTGCTGCCGGTGGATCTGCGCGCCTGCGCCGATGCCGAGGCGGCGATGTGCGAGATCGCGGACGTGCTGCGTTTTCCCGATTGGTTCGGCGAAAACCTAGACGCGCTGGCGGATTGCCTGGGCGACCTGTCGTGGTTGCCGTCGGAAGGCTATGTGCTGGTGCTGGAGAACACCGCCGATTGGCGCGCGCAGGAGTCGGACACGTTCGACACGGTGCTCGACATCCTCAGTCAGACGGCGGAGCGTTGGGCGAAAGACCGCGTGCCGTTCTGGGCGTTCCTGCCGGTGTCCACGCGCGATCTGGCCGTCATCAACGAATAG
- a CDS encoding ribonuclease, producing the protein MVDATAPNAAYPAFLPAEAIDTLRLIERGGPYPYRQDDGVFGNRERRLPQQSRGYYREYTVETPGSRDRGARRIIAGGRPPVEYFYTDDHYGRFQRFTLDDSRLDDNATVGRETPR; encoded by the coding sequence ATGGTGGACGCCACGGCGCCGAACGCGGCCTATCCCGCCTTCCTGCCGGCCGAAGCCATCGACACCCTGCGGTTGATCGAACGCGGCGGCCCCTACCCGTATCGACAGGACGACGGCGTGTTCGGCAATCGCGAACGCCGGCTGCCGCAGCAGTCGCGCGGCTATTACCGCGAATACACCGTCGAAACACCGGGCTCGCGCGATCGCGGCGCGCGCCGGATCATCGCTGGCGGTCGCCCGCCGGTGGAATACTTCTACACCGACGATCACTACGGCCGCTTTCAGCGGTTCACGCTCGACGACAGCAGGCTCGACGACAACGCGACCGTCGGCAGGGAGACGCCGCGATGA
- a CDS encoding BlaI/MecI/CopY family transcriptional regulator, translated as MAEDIVLSDLQLDLMRVLWRSGDLSVAEVTEALADRDLAHTTVATLLTRLEKRGAVAARRDGRMLVYTASVSEAQVRRNMVSSLIAQVFRGDPKALLAHLVNEREVAQGDLEQVRALLQRDDADGSASP; from the coding sequence ATGGCCGAAGACATCGTATTGAGCGACCTGCAGCTGGACCTGATGCGGGTGCTGTGGCGGTCCGGGGACCTGAGCGTGGCCGAGGTCACCGAGGCGCTGGCCGACCGCGATCTGGCCCACACCACGGTGGCGACGCTGCTGACCCGGCTGGAGAAGCGCGGCGCGGTGGCCGCGCGGCGCGATGGCCGGATGCTGGTCTACACCGCCAGCGTCAGCGAGGCGCAGGTGCGCCGGAACATGGTGTCGAGCCTGATCGCGCAGGTCTTCCGTGGCGACCCGAAAGCGCTGCTGGCGCATCTGGTGAACGAGCGCGAAGTGGCGCAGGGCGATCTGGAACAGGTGCGCGCTCTGCTGCAGCGCGACGATGCTGACGGGAGTGCATCGCCATGA
- a CDS encoding M56 family metallopeptidase: MIEWIESLSLSASAGWLIAFVLHATVLLSAVWAIERLGLLKHPGWAEWAWRFALFGAFVSVSMELTPWDAMRAPSIDARPTAVSTPAPAAEATPVVDRDVAYGSKREDVAEVVAFDTRTAAATPTAGPAPVALPIASDALFLGLMLWLSGTVLLFVRVMCQALGLLRLRRRLVHAGVPAGVELQRTMQRLVQEMHVRAPTLRVLSGLTSPLVLPGAVLLPRWAEGLDARQQCAMLAHELAHLRRRDPLWRPLQRLALVPLFFHPLAWHAVRRLETLAETLCDAAAVERSGNGRHLAECLAECLARSADPYNTDHRGAGWALAMAERSGGIVDRVRTLLENSQMKFSTIPKRWRWTAAVCAILALIALPGVMVVSRPGVLPELLDHHRLADAVWQHALSITIRNNGDTMTIRSSAPAPGETLRATIDGDVAFNAEESDVARMGPGAVFEIEQRRGGVTRSLRMVPGKNGPVREYTVGGIARTFDAEAKAWLSTAIPDVYRVSGLQAEARAKRILARGGAAALLDEIGMLKHDFARAAYLGQFFAQAQPDQAQMTKAYALMRDIGSDFEKRRALDTALVRPRLEPEHQVALLSIAATIDSDFECAEWLIEAAGKLPVNDASAAEWSRVLRGLDSDFERRRALVAVIEDGTPRVGAAALALQSMQGMDSDFEQRSVLEAASRTGIALQDSDYLAVVEALASDFERREALVALIRSTTPDVARSQGILRSVRGMSSDFERSEVLKALASAMPHDVALIEDYRAVTRGMSDVERAQSEKALDRFYPG, from the coding sequence ATGATCGAGTGGATCGAAAGTCTGTCGCTGTCGGCGTCGGCCGGCTGGCTGATCGCATTCGTGCTGCATGCCACGGTGCTGCTGTCGGCGGTGTGGGCGATCGAGCGGCTGGGCCTGCTGAAACATCCGGGTTGGGCGGAATGGGCGTGGCGGTTCGCGCTGTTCGGCGCGTTCGTCTCGGTGTCGATGGAGCTGACGCCATGGGATGCGATGCGCGCGCCGTCGATCGATGCACGGCCGACCGCCGTATCGACGCCTGCGCCCGCGGCGGAGGCCACGCCTGTCGTCGATCGTGATGTCGCGTACGGGTCGAAGCGGGAGGACGTCGCTGAAGTGGTCGCCTTCGATACCCGGACAGCTGCAGCGACGCCGACCGCCGGGCCCGCGCCGGTGGCATTGCCGATCGCAAGCGATGCGCTGTTCCTCGGACTGATGCTGTGGTTGTCGGGCACGGTGCTGCTGTTCGTGCGAGTCATGTGCCAGGCGCTGGGGCTGCTGCGCCTGCGCCGACGGCTGGTGCACGCGGGCGTGCCTGCGGGCGTGGAACTGCAGCGCACGATGCAGAGGCTCGTGCAGGAGATGCATGTCCGCGCGCCGACACTGCGCGTGCTGTCGGGACTGACCAGTCCGCTGGTGTTGCCCGGTGCGGTGCTGTTGCCGCGCTGGGCCGAAGGGCTGGATGCGCGCCAGCAGTGCGCGATGCTGGCGCATGAACTCGCGCACCTGCGTCGTCGCGATCCGCTCTGGCGGCCGTTGCAGCGTCTGGCGCTGGTGCCGCTGTTCTTCCACCCGCTGGCATGGCACGCAGTGCGTCGCCTCGAAACCCTGGCCGAAACGCTGTGCGATGCGGCGGCAGTGGAGCGCAGCGGCAATGGCCGGCATCTCGCCGAATGTCTCGCCGAATGCCTGGCGAGAAGCGCGGACCCCTACAACACCGATCATCGCGGCGCAGGCTGGGCGCTGGCGATGGCCGAACGCAGCGGCGGCATCGTCGACCGCGTGCGCACACTCCTGGAGAACTCGCAGATGAAATTTTCGACGATTCCGAAACGCTGGCGCTGGACCGCAGCCGTGTGCGCGATCCTGGCGTTGATCGCATTGCCCGGCGTCATGGTGGTGTCGCGGCCCGGCGTGTTGCCGGAGTTGCTCGATCACCACAGGCTTGCGGATGCGGTCTGGCAGCATGCGCTGTCGATCACCATCCGCAACAACGGCGACACCATGACGATCCGTTCGTCCGCGCCGGCGCCGGGAGAAACCCTGCGCGCGACGATCGACGGAGACGTGGCGTTCAACGCAGAGGAAAGCGACGTCGCGCGCATGGGGCCGGGTGCCGTCTTCGAGATCGAGCAGCGTCGAGGCGGGGTCACGCGCAGTCTGCGCATGGTGCCCGGCAAGAACGGCCCGGTGCGCGAATACACCGTCGGCGGCATCGCCAGGACCTTCGATGCCGAGGCGAAAGCGTGGTTGTCGACAGCGATTCCCGATGTCTATCGCGTCAGCGGTCTGCAAGCCGAAGCGCGCGCGAAACGCATCCTCGCGCGCGGCGGTGCGGCGGCGCTGCTGGATGAGATCGGCATGCTCAAACACGATTTCGCGCGCGCGGCCTATCTCGGCCAGTTCTTCGCGCAGGCGCAGCCGGATCAGGCGCAGATGACGAAAGCGTACGCGTTGATGCGCGACATCGGATCCGATTTCGAGAAGCGCCGCGCGCTGGATACGGCGCTGGTGCGCCCGAGGCTGGAGCCAGAACACCAGGTGGCATTGCTGTCCATCGCGGCGACGATCGATTCGGATTTCGAGTGCGCGGAGTGGTTGATCGAAGCCGCCGGAAAACTGCCGGTGAACGACGCCAGCGCCGCCGAATGGTCGCGCGTGTTGCGCGGACTGGACAGCGATTTCGAGCGCAGGCGCGCATTGGTCGCGGTGATCGAGGACGGCACGCCGCGCGTCGGGGCGGCAGCGCTCGCACTGCAGTCGATGCAGGGGATGGACAGCGATTTCGAGCAGCGCTCCGTTCTGGAAGCCGCATCCAGGACCGGCATCGCCCTGCAGGACAGCGATTATCTCGCGGTGGTCGAAGCGTTGGCGTCCGATTTCGAGCGGCGCGAAGCGCTGGTGGCGTTGATCCGCAGTACGACGCCGGATGTCGCGCGCAGCCAGGGCATCCTGCGCAGCGTGCGCGGCATGTCCTCCGATTTCGAACGCAGCGAAGTGCTCAAAGCGCTGGCCAGCGCGATGCCGCACGACGTGGCGCTGATCGAGGATTACCGCGCGGTCACCCGCGGCATGTCCGATGTCGAGCGTGCGCAATCCGAGAAGGCGCTGGACCGGTTTTATCCAGGTTGA
- a CDS encoding indolepyruvate ferredoxin oxidoreductase family protein, translated as MITPTDLHPPAAGSPPAVDRDYTLDDKFTRTEGRVYLSGVQALVRLPLMQRLRDQAAGLNTAGFVSGYRGSPLGGFDLELWRAKKHLEAAGVKFTPGLNEDLGATMVWGTQQTNLFPGAKVEGVFGMWYGKGPGVDRCGDVFKHANAAGTSRHGGVLALAADDHACRSSTLPHGSEGEFQSALMPVLNPAGVQDILDMGLIGWAMSRYTGRWVGFKTIAETVESSASVDVNPLALQIVTPSDFEIPPGGLNIRWPDAPLDQEMRLHRYAVNAAQAFARANRLDRIVIDSPNARLGIVTTGKSYLDVLQALEYLGLDNRACADLGIRVYKIGMTWPLEPVGIRAFARGLQDIVVVEEKLSFIESQMKELFYNFEGDRPSIVGKHDESGEWILPSTGELTPAKIAGVIARRIQKFIPLEASASDHIRDVLRWMEEKESELALPRANFPRVPHYCSGCPHNTSTKVPEGSRAQGGIGCHYMVTWMDRSTDTFTHMGGEGVTWCGQAGFTDNEHIFQNLGDGTYFHSGSLAIRQSIAAGVNITYKILYNDAVAMTGGQPVDGTLSVPQIAQQMRSEGVERIVVVSDDIEKWSNRSIFPSGVEFFDRRELDAVQKQLRTVKGTSILIYDQTCATEKRRRRKRGKIVDPQKRVLVNSLVCEGCGDCGVKSFCVSVLPKETEYGRKRDIDQSNCNKDYSCVEGFCPSFVTVHGGQLKKGKKASNADRLTDLPMPTFASALDKPWNILITGVGGTGVVTIGALLGMAGHLEHKGATVLDQTGLAQKGGAVTTHIRIAAKPEDIHAVRIAAGEADLVLGCDMVVVNDYWALSKIREGRSHVVLNSYEAMPGTFTTRPDMQFPAADIISAVRTALGGADPLVIDATQIATALMGDAIAANLFMLGYAWQQGLVPISFDAIMRAVELNGAAIEMNKTAFAWGRLAVIDLPAVIDAAGIVRNAPTAAESTPHALSLLAPTASEGHESGLDPHSAELRSADELRHVPAVATDRDWFAPLDDARLSRSLDEVVARRTSFLSEYQDIIYAKRYGDFIAKVRAAEQAKAPGSTDLSEAVARYAFKLMAYKDEYEVARLYTSGDFQKRVAQQFEGDYKLKFNLAPPLLAKKNADGQLIKKEYGPWVFTAFKLMAKLRFLRGGAFDIFGRTEERKMERQLIEDYFATVKLLLDKLDAGNVALATEIASIPEHIRGYGHVKEAHLHKAKAREVELLQKFNA; from the coding sequence ATGATCACCCCCACCGACCTCCATCCGCCGGCTGCCGGCAGCCCCCCCGCTGTCGATCGCGATTACACCCTGGACGATAAGTTCACCCGAACGGAGGGCCGCGTCTACCTGTCAGGTGTACAAGCCTTGGTCCGGCTGCCGCTGATGCAGCGGCTGCGCGACCAGGCGGCCGGGCTGAACACCGCCGGCTTCGTCAGCGGTTACCGCGGCAGCCCGCTGGGCGGCTTCGATCTGGAGCTGTGGCGGGCGAAGAAGCATCTGGAAGCCGCCGGAGTGAAGTTCACGCCCGGTCTCAACGAAGACCTCGGCGCCACCATGGTCTGGGGTACCCAGCAGACCAACCTGTTCCCGGGCGCCAAGGTCGAGGGCGTGTTCGGCATGTGGTACGGCAAGGGTCCGGGCGTGGATCGCTGCGGCGACGTGTTCAAGCACGCGAACGCCGCCGGCACTTCCCGTCACGGCGGCGTGCTGGCGCTGGCCGCCGATGATCACGCCTGCCGCAGTTCGACCTTGCCGCACGGCAGCGAAGGCGAATTCCAGTCCGCGCTGATGCCGGTGCTGAATCCGGCCGGCGTGCAGGACATCCTCGACATGGGCCTGATCGGTTGGGCGATGTCGCGCTACACCGGCCGTTGGGTCGGCTTCAAGACGATCGCCGAAACCGTCGAGTCGTCCGCGTCCGTCGACGTGAATCCGCTGGCGCTGCAGATCGTCACGCCGAGCGATTTCGAGATTCCGCCGGGCGGCTTGAACATCCGCTGGCCGGATGCGCCGCTGGACCAGGAGATGCGCCTGCATCGCTATGCGGTGAACGCCGCGCAGGCCTTCGCGCGCGCGAACAGACTCGATCGCATCGTGATCGACTCGCCGAATGCGCGACTGGGCATCGTCACCACCGGCAAGAGTTATCTCGACGTGCTGCAGGCGCTGGAGTATCTCGGTCTCGACAACCGCGCCTGCGCCGATCTGGGCATCCGCGTGTACAAGATCGGCATGACCTGGCCGCTGGAACCGGTGGGCATCCGCGCGTTCGCGCGCGGCCTGCAGGACATCGTGGTGGTGGAAGAGAAACTCAGCTTCATCGAAAGCCAGATGAAAGAGTTGTTCTACAACTTCGAAGGCGACCGTCCGAGCATCGTCGGCAAGCACGACGAAAGCGGCGAATGGATCCTGCCGTCGACCGGCGAATTGACGCCGGCCAAGATCGCCGGCGTGATCGCGCGTCGCATCCAGAAATTCATCCCGCTGGAAGCGAGCGCCAGCGACCACATCCGCGATGTGCTGCGCTGGATGGAGGAGAAGGAAAGCGAACTGGCGCTGCCGCGCGCCAACTTCCCGCGCGTGCCGCACTACTGCAGCGGCTGTCCGCACAACACTTCGACCAAGGTGCCGGAAGGTTCGCGCGCGCAGGGCGGCATCGGCTGTCACTACATGGTGACGTGGATGGACCGCAGCACCGACACCTTCACCCACATGGGCGGCGAAGGCGTGACCTGGTGCGGGCAGGCCGGATTCACCGACAACGAACACATCTTCCAGAATCTCGGCGACGGCACCTATTTCCACAGCGGTTCGCTCGCGATCCGCCAGTCGATCGCGGCCGGCGTCAACATCACCTACAAGATCCTCTACAACGACGCGGTCGCGATGACCGGCGGCCAGCCGGTCGACGGCACGCTGAGCGTGCCGCAGATCGCGCAGCAGATGCGCAGCGAAGGCGTCGAGAGGATCGTCGTCGTGTCCGACGACATCGAAAAGTGGTCGAACAGATCGATCTTTCCTTCCGGCGTCGAATTCTTCGACCGCCGAGAACTGGATGCGGTGCAGAAACAACTGCGCACGGTGAAGGGCACCAGCATCCTGATCTACGACCAGACCTGCGCCACCGAGAAGCGCCGGCGCCGCAAGCGCGGCAAGATCGTCGATCCGCAGAAACGCGTGCTGGTCAATTCGCTGGTCTGCGAAGGCTGCGGCGACTGCGGCGTGAAGAGTTTCTGCGTCTCGGTGCTGCCGAAGGAAACCGAATACGGCCGCAAGCGCGACATCGACCAGAGCAATTGCAACAAGGATTACAGCTGCGTCGAAGGCTTCTGCCCGAGCTTCGTCACCGTGCACGGCGGCCAGCTGAAGAAAGGCAAGAAGGCCAGCAACGCGGACCGCCTCACCGACCTGCCGATGCCGACCTTCGCAAGCGCGCTCGACAAGCCCTGGAACATCCTGATCACCGGCGTCGGCGGCACCGGCGTAGTCACGATCGGCGCGCTGCTGGGCATGGCCGGACATCTCGAACACAAGGGCGCGACCGTGCTCGACCAGACCGGTCTTGCGCAGAAAGGCGGTGCGGTCACCACCCACATCCGCATCGCCGCCAAACCCGAAGACATCCATGCGGTGCGGATCGCCGCAGGCGAAGCCGACCTCGTGCTGGGCTGCGACATGGTGGTGGTCAACGACTACTGGGCGCTGTCGAAGATCCGCGAAGGCCGCAGTCATGTGGTGCTCAACAGCTACGAAGCGATGCCCGGCACGTTCACGACGCGCCCGGACATGCAGTTTCCGGCCGCCGACATCATCTCCGCCGTGCGCACCGCGCTCGGCGGCGCGGATCCATTGGTGATCGATGCCACGCAGATCGCCACCGCGCTGATGGGCGATGCGATCGCCGCGAACCTGTTCATGCTCGGCTACGCGTGGCAGCAGGGACTGGTGCCGATTTCGTTCGACGCGATCATGCGCGCGGTGGAACTCAACGGCGCTGCGATCGAAATGAACAAGACCGCGTTCGCCTGGGGGCGGCTCGCCGTCATCGATCTGCCCGCGGTGATCGATGCCGCCGGCATCGTGCGCAACGCGCCGACCGCCGCCGAAAGCACGCCGCATGCGCTGTCGCTGTTGGCGCCGACCGCGTCGGAAGGCCACGAATCCGGCCTCGACCCGCACAGCGCCGAACTGCGCAGCGCCGACGAATTGCGCCACGTGCCGGCAGTCGCCACCGATCGCGACTGGTTCGCGCCGCTGGACGACGCGCGCCTGTCGCGTTCGCTGGACGAAGTGGTCGCGCGCCGCACCAGCTTCCTCAGCGAATACCAGGACATCATCTACGCGAAGCGCTACGGCGACTTCATCGCCAAGGTACGCGCGGCGGAACAGGCGAAAGCGCCCGGCTCCACCGATCTGTCGGAAGCCGTCGCCCGCTACGCGTTCAAGCTGATGGCGTACAAGGACGAATACGAAGTCGCGCGCCTGTACACCAGCGGCGATTTCCAGAAACGGGTCGCGCAGCAGTTCGAGGGCGATTACAAACTCAAATTCAACCTCGCGCCGCCGCTGCTGGCGAAGAAGAACGCCGATGGCCAGCTGATCAAGAAGGAATACGGTCCCTGGGTGTTCACCGCATTCAAGCTCATGGCCAAGCTGCGCTTCCTGCGCGGCGGTGCGTTCGATATTTTCGGCCGCACCGAAGAACGCAAAATGGAGCGCCAGCTGATCGAGGACTATTTCGCGACCGTCAAACTGCTGCTCGACAAGCTCGATGCCGGCAACGTCGCGCTGGCCACCGAGATCGCCAGCATTCCCGAGCACATCCGCGGCTATGGCCACGTGAAGGAAGCACATCTGCACAAGGCGAAGGCGCGCGAGGTGGAGTTGCTGCAGAAATTCAATGCATGA